The Gemmatimonas aurantiaca T-27 DNA segment CGGCCGACGGGATGGAGATTCCCGCCTATCTGTTCGAGCCGCTCACGTCCAAGGGTGCCAAGGCGCATCCGGCGATGGTGTGGGTACACGGCGGTGTGCACGGCAACTTCGACACCCAGTACCTGCCCTACATCATCGAAGCCACGAAAAAGGGCTACGCCATCGTGGCGCCGGAGTATCGTGGCAGCACCGGGTACGGGAAGGCCCACCACAACGCCATCGACTACGGCGGCTGGGAAGTGGACGATGTGCAGTCCGCGGCATCAGTGCTCAAGGGGTTGCCGTATGTGGATCCGGCCCGCATCGGCGTGATGGGGTGGAGCCATGGTGGGTACATCACCATGCTGCTGCTGACCCGTGAAGCGAAGGGTTCTCCGTTCAAGGCCGGCGTGGCCATGGTACCGGTCACCAACCTGCTGTATCGCCTCGCCCACAAAGGCCCCAGCTACCAGCGTTCCTTCTCGACCCAGTCCCGCCTGAGCGGTCTGCCGTTCGAGCAGCGTGAAGAGTACATGCGCCGCTCGCCGTACTACTGGGTGGACAGCCTCAAGTATCCGGTGCTGGTGCACGTCGCCACGAACGACACCGACGTGACGTTCGATGAAGCGCGGCCGCTCATCGACGCCCTACGTGCGCGTCAGCCGAAGCTCGCCGAGACGAAGGTGTACACAAATCCGACCCCGGGCCCGGTGAGCGTGGGACACACGTTCAATCGTCGCACCAACCGCGAGACCCTGCTGCGCGATGATTCGCCGGAGCAGATCGATTCGTGGAACTTGACGTGGGCGTTCATCGAGAAGCACCTCGGCAAGTAAGGAGCACCTGAATGGTATAGGCAGCAGGATCGCGGATACCATCCTCACGCCAAACAACGGGCCCGCCCATCCGGTCGGGCCCGTCTTGACACTTATTATATGCACATTTAGTAATATGCTCATATGCGCGACTCGAGATTTCTCATGGTGATGACTGTGGCGCTGGCCCTCTCTTCAACCGACCTGACCGCCCAACCCGCACGACCGTTCTCCTTGTCGGAGGCGCTCGCGGAAGCCGATCGCGCCGCGTTTCCCAATCGACGGGCCGTCGCCACCACAGAAGTCGAACGGTCTCGGACAGCGCCGTCGCTCAAGGGCATCCTCCCCTCCGCCCGCATCGAGGCCGGCTTCGTTCGCACCACCGACCCCATCGGGGCGTTCGGCACCCTGCTCCGTCAACGGCGGGTCACGTCCGTCGCGTTCGACCCGACACGCCTCAACGATCCCCTGCCCGCCAACAACCTGCTGGGTGGAATCGTGCTCGAACTGCCCGTGTTCAACGCCGACGCACTGACGGGATGGCAAGCAGCGCGAACCGCGACCCGGGCCAGCGAGGCCGCGGCAGACCGGGTCCAGCACGACGTGCGATTCTCCGTTGTCCGCGCCTACTACGGTGCGGTCCTGGCTCAGGAGAAGGTGACAGTGCTTCTCGACGCCGAGCGTGCGGCCCACAGTGCCGTTCAGCAGGTGGAGAGCATGATTCGCCAAGGCCTGGTCACCAGAGCCGACGCGCTGCAATCCCGTGTGCGCGCAGCCGACGTATCCATGCAACTCAGTATGGCGCGCCACGATGCCGTTACCGCCGCGCATCAACTGGCCTTGTTGCTCGGGCGCTCGTTCGATGCACGTCATGCGCAGGACGCACAAATCATCGTCCTGCCCCATGGCCTGCCGAGTGATTCGTCGATTCTGGCCTTGCTACCGGGTGTTGAAACACGTGCGGCCTCATCGACCACCATGCCAACAGTCAACCAACGCGACGATCTGCGGGCTGCAAAACTTGGGTTCGACGCTGCACGCCTCGATGTCCGCAGTGCCACGGCCACCTTGCTGCCCCGCGTGAACGGCTTTGCGCGCTACGACTGGCACTCGCCCACTACACTCTACGCCGGCCGCCCCAACTGGACGCTGGGCATCATGGCATCGTGGTCGGTCTTCGGTGGAGGCAATGAGTTGGTCGCTCTGGCCGGCGCCAGGGCGCGCGCGCGGCTGGCTGCGGCGGCGCATGAAGCGGCCACCGCGCAGGCGCAGCTCGAAGTCGCACAGGTGGAGCGTGGCTTGTCGGTGACACGCGAACATCTGGATCTCGCTGCGCAGGCGGCGGCACAGAGTCGTGAAGCCCTGCGACTGATAGACAAGCGCTATGCCAGTGGACTGGCAACGGTCGCGGAGTTGCTGGGTGCCGAAAACAGCGCCATGGCGGCCGCGCTGCGGCATGCCGCCGCGCGCTACGACCTCATCGTCGCCCTGGCTGCACATCGTCACGCGAACGGTGCCGATCCCGCTTCCCTTGCGCAACTCGATGCTGCGCCCATGGACACGTCTTCTACGATCGCTCGGGAGTAATCCGATGCCTGCGCTTCACGTCTTACCGTCCATGTCG contains these protein-coding regions:
- a CDS encoding TolC family protein → MRDSRFLMVMTVALALSSTDLTAQPARPFSLSEALAEADRAAFPNRRAVATTEVERSRTAPSLKGILPSARIEAGFVRTTDPIGAFGTLLRQRRVTSVAFDPTRLNDPLPANNLLGGIVLELPVFNADALTGWQAARTATRASEAAADRVQHDVRFSVVRAYYGAVLAQEKVTVLLDAERAAHSAVQQVESMIRQGLVTRADALQSRVRAADVSMQLSMARHDAVTAAHQLALLLGRSFDARHAQDAQIIVLPHGLPSDSSILALLPGVETRAASSTTMPTVNQRDDLRAAKLGFDAARLDVRSATATLLPRVNGFARYDWHSPTTLYAGRPNWTLGIMASWSVFGGGNELVALAGARARARLAAAAHEAATAQAQLEVAQVERGLSVTREHLDLAAQAAAQSREALRLIDKRYASGLATVAELLGAENSAMAAALRHAAARYDLIVALAAHRHANGADPASLAQLDAAPMDTSSTIARE
- a CDS encoding alpha/beta hydrolase family protein, coding for MTKLRPWIAASLLAAGLTTSLDAQQGARPPRQVVPVDSARAALLYVSNRHEDHPVADYDRAMKEKQAFDSAFAARSKGVMKYSKISYKSSADGMEIPAYLFEPLTSKGAKAHPAMVWVHGGVHGNFDTQYLPYIIEATKKGYAIVAPEYRGSTGYGKAHHNAIDYGGWEVDDVQSAASVLKGLPYVDPARIGVMGWSHGGYITMLLLTREAKGSPFKAGVAMVPVTNLLYRLAHKGPSYQRSFSTQSRLSGLPFEQREEYMRRSPYYWVDSLKYPVLVHVATNDTDVTFDEARPLIDALRARQPKLAETKVYTNPTPGPVSVGHTFNRRTNRETLLRDDSPEQIDSWNLTWAFIEKHLGK